In Macaca fascicularis isolate 582-1 chromosome X, T2T-MFA8v1.1, one DNA window encodes the following:
- the PRPS1 gene encoding ribose-phosphate pyrophosphokinase 1 isoform X1, whose amino-acid sequence MPNIKIFSGSSHQDLSQKIADRLGLELGKVVTKKFSNQETCVEIGESVRGEDVYIVQSGCGEINDNLMELLIMINACKIASASRVTAVIPCFPYARQDKKDKSRAPISAKLVANMLSVAGADHIITMDLHASQIQGFFDIPVDNLYAEPAVLKWIRENISEWRNCTIVSPDAGGAKRVTSIADRLNVDFALIHKERKKANEVDRMVLVGDVKDRVAILVDDMADTCGTICHAADKLLSAGATRVYAILTHGIFSGPAISRINNACFEAVVVTNTIPQEDKMKHCSKIQVIDISMILAEAIRRTHNGESVSYLFSHVPL is encoded by the exons ATGCCGAATATCAAAATCTTCAGCGGCAGCTCCCACCAGGATTTATCTCAGAAAATTGCTGACCGCCTGGGCCTGGAGCTAGGCAAGGTGGTGACGAAGAAATTCAGCAACCAGGAGACCTG TGTGGAAATTGGTGAAAGTGTACGTGGAGAGGATGTCTACATCGTTCAGAGTGGTTGTGGTGAAATCAATGACAATTTAATGGAGCTTTTGATCATGATTAATGCCTGCAAGATTGCTTCAGCCAGCCGGGTTACTGCAGTCATCCCATGCTTCCCTTATGCCCGGCAGGATAAGAAAGATAAG AGCCGGGCACCAATCTCAGCCAAGCTTGTTGCAAATATGCTATCTGTAGCAGGTGCAGATCATATTATCACCATGGACCTACATGCTTCTCAAATTCAG GGCTTTTTTGATATCCCAGTAGACAATTTGTATGCAGAGCCGGCTGTCCTAAAGTGGATAAGGGAGAATATCTCTGAGTGGAGGAACTGCACTATTGTCTCACCTGATGCTGGTGGAGCTAAGAG AGTGACCTCCATTGCAGACAGGCTGAATGTGGACTTTGCCTTGATTCACAAAGAGCGGAAGAAGGCCAATGAAGTGGACCGCATGGTGCTTGTGGGAGATGTGAAGGATCGGGTGGCCATCCTTGTGGATGATATGGCTGACACTTGTGGCACAATCTGCCATGCAGCTGACAA acTTCTCTCAGCTGGAGCCACCAGAGTTTATGCCATCTTGACTCATGGAATCTTCTCCGGTCCGGCTATTTCTCGCATCAACAATGCATGCTTTGAGGCAGTAGTAGTCACCAATACCATACCTCAGGAGGACAAGATGAAGCATTGCTCCAAAATACAG GTGATTGACATCTCTATGATCCTTGCAGAAGCCATCAGGAGAACTCACAATGGAGAATCCGTTTCTTACCTATTCAGCCATGTCCCTTTATAA
- the PRPS1 gene encoding ribose-phosphate pyrophosphokinase 1 isoform X2, translating to MLSVAGADHIITMDLHASQIQGFFDIPVDNLYAEPAVLKWIRENISEWRNCTIVSPDAGGAKRVTSIADRLNVDFALIHKERKKANEVDRMVLVGDVKDRVAILVDDMADTCGTICHAADKLLSAGATRVYAILTHGIFSGPAISRINNACFEAVVVTNTIPQEDKMKHCSKIQVIDISMILAEAIRRTHNGESVSYLFSHVPL from the exons ATGCTATCTGTAGCAGGTGCAGATCATATTATCACCATGGACCTACATGCTTCTCAAATTCAG GGCTTTTTTGATATCCCAGTAGACAATTTGTATGCAGAGCCGGCTGTCCTAAAGTGGATAAGGGAGAATATCTCTGAGTGGAGGAACTGCACTATTGTCTCACCTGATGCTGGTGGAGCTAAGAG AGTGACCTCCATTGCAGACAGGCTGAATGTGGACTTTGCCTTGATTCACAAAGAGCGGAAGAAGGCCAATGAAGTGGACCGCATGGTGCTTGTGGGAGATGTGAAGGATCGGGTGGCCATCCTTGTGGATGATATGGCTGACACTTGTGGCACAATCTGCCATGCAGCTGACAA acTTCTCTCAGCTGGAGCCACCAGAGTTTATGCCATCTTGACTCATGGAATCTTCTCCGGTCCGGCTATTTCTCGCATCAACAATGCATGCTTTGAGGCAGTAGTAGTCACCAATACCATACCTCAGGAGGACAAGATGAAGCATTGCTCCAAAATACAG GTGATTGACATCTCTATGATCCTTGCAGAAGCCATCAGGAGAACTCACAATGGAGAATCCGTTTCTTACCTATTCAGCCATGTCCCTTTATAA